The Halomonas qaidamensis genome includes the window ACAAAATTGAAGATAATGAGTTGCAAGCTGAGATAAATCAGCTGCTCGAAAAGCTAACCTCCAATCAGGACCCCAATTTTGACCAATAACGATATTTTTCGCCGTATCCGCTATGCTTTTGATTTAAAAGATAAAACCATCGTGGATATCTTCGCGCTGGCAGACGTTAGTGTAAGCCAAGAGCAAGTGACCGCTTGGCTAAAAAAAGATGAAGATGACGCTTTCGTTACGATGAAAAATAAAGAGCTGGCGTCGTTTCTTAATGGATTCATCAGTTTTAAGCGCGGCAAGCGTGAAGGCCCACAGCCAGTGCCTGAAGCGCAATTAAATAATAATATGGTTTTCCAGAAGCTGCGTATTGCGCTGAATATGAAAGCCGAAGATGTTTTAGAAGTGTTTGAGCTGGTGGGCTTACCGCTAAGCCACCATGAGCTCAGCGCTTTTTTCCGTAAGCCAAGTCATAAGAATTACCGTGAGTGTAAAGATCAAATGCTGCGTAATTTCTTGCTCGGTATTCAGCGCCAGCTACGGCCTGGCTCGAACGACGCAGGTTCTGAGTCTTAAGTTCAGCGCGTTACACCTCGCTTTATATCACACGGTAATGGTAAGAGGGGAGCACAAGGCCTCTCTGCCTTATCGGCGCTAGCGCTTCACGCACACAAAAATCGCATTGCCTGAAAGGCTATCCCAAGGGGTAATGGTCTGGTAGTTGTGCTCAAATACATGCACCTCAAAATAAGGCGTCAGTAGGGCGGTTAATTCTGTAAAGCTGACCGCTACCATGGGGTGCTCATCGTTCCAAATTTGGGTAGTGTCGGCGTTAGTTTTTTCAATACTCAGCCTAAGCGATTGCTTTTCACCGTGCCCGTCGTAGTGCCAACCCGAGCGAAACGTAAAAACATCATCGTCTTGTTTGGCGCTGTGTTTAACCCATAAATCGTTGTTAATTTTGTTTTTATCCACCGCGTTAAAATAGAAAACGCCGCCCTGTTTTAGCGCGCGGTGGGCGCTGGCAATACACTTTTTTAGCTTTTCAATCCCATCGTTGTAGTGGATTGAGTACAAAAAGCAGGTGATTAAATCAAGAGATTCACTGACTTCGAACGTGCTCATATCTTGCAGTGAAAAAAACGCTTCTGGGCAACGCGTGGCGGCGATATCCAGCATGGGTTGGTTAATATCAAGCCCACTGCTGAGATAGCCAACATCAATAAAGTGACGAACATGAGGACCCGTGCCACAAGCTAAATCAAGGTGCGTATGCCCGCCATTGCCGAAAATCTGATGGAGCCGATGAATGGCGTTGCTTTGCGCTTGGTAGTCGATATCGACGCACATCAAATCGTAGTAGCCAGATAGGTCGGTATAGAGTGCGTTGGCGGACAGATTGGCGGACATAGTAGCCTAATGGTGGGCGCTGTAATATTGGGGGGCGCATAGTAAACGAGCGGAGAAGGTTTTAGAAGCGGGGTGATATCGCTGTTAAAGAAATCCGATGATTTTCCGATAATTGCTTTAGAGGAAAAGTCGCCAAGCCGCCACAAGAGTCAGCCATGTCAAAATCCCCTGTCTTTGTTCTCGCTGCAATACTGCTTAGCCTGACCACCTATTATGCTCAGGCGTCTGCTCAGACGGCAGAAGCAGCGGCGCTTGCGTGGTTAGAATCAATTGATAATGATGAGATCGAACAAGCTTGGGAGACCTCATCGCCACTTCTAAAAACGCCTCTATCGCCCAACATGCTTAGACGTATCATTGAACTAGCACGTCATGAGTTTGGACCGGTAGAATCTCGTCGGAAAGTGCAAGTCTCTCACTACCAATCTATGCCGGGTGCGCCAGATGGTGACTACATGGTGTTTATCTTTCATACTCGATTTGAAAATAAAGCGAGAGGAATTGAGACCGTAACACCTCATCTGGAAAATGGAGAGTGGCGAGTCAGCGGTTATTATGTGCAATAGTACTGTAATAAATCTTTGTAATAGGTTTGTGTAAATGACTGATGCCGTAACCAATACGAATCAAGGTAGTGATGCTATGCCTAGTATTGCTAATACGCCCGAGCCTCCTTACTACGCGGTTATTTTTACTTCCCTGCGCACCAATATTGATAATGGCTACGATGCAATGGCTGCTCGCATGGTGGAGCTTGCGGCTCAGCAGCGGGGGTTTTTAGGGGTTGAATCTGCTCGAAACGAAGTGGGCGTTACTGTTTCATACTGGACTGATTTGGCTTCGATAAAAGCGTGGAAAGCGCACGCAGAGCATCAGGAAGCCCAGCGACTAGGCCATCAGCAGTGGTACCAGCATTTTAAAACGCGCATTGCCAAAGTCGAGCGAGAGTATGGTATTTAAAATATCAACGTAGCCTAGGCAGGCTTTTTGCTGATTAAATTTAAGATGCTAACCTCAAGGCAAAGCCAATAATCAGTGTTCCAAATACCCAGCGTTGTAATGTTTGCCTTTTTTGATGGCTGGCAAACCAGCGCTGCATCTGCGCTCCCAGGCAGGCATATAGCGCATCGTACAAAAGTCCTACACCCACTAGCACAGCCCCCAATAAAGTAAACTGGAGCGCAACATCACCCTGTTGGGTGTGAACGAACTGGGGTAATAACACCGAACAAAACAGCAGCGATTTTGGATTTAGCAGGTTCGTTAAAAGACCCCGTCTCCAAGCTAGGTAATAGCTACCGGTGAGCGATGCTTGCGGTTTGTTAGTAATGGTGCGCTGTTTGGTACGAATTAGCTGTACGCCCACCCAAATCAAGTAGGCAGCGCCGAGATAACGAACAGCATCAAAAAGCCACGGGGCGGCTACAAATAGGGCGGCTAGGCCCAAGCCGGCTAACGCCACATGCAGCCCTCGGGCAATAGCTAACCCTAACGCTGTGGCTAGCCCATGTCCTCGGCCTAGCGTACTACTGGTATGCAGCACCAACAGCATATCCGGGCCTGGAATCAGGTAAACAATGGCTAATGCGCTAATAAAAAGTCCGATTTCCATGGCCCCTCCTCAAGATTGCACGTAGTGACTTTATAAAGGGCATGGTACCGTTAAATTGATGAGTGATTTCTTGCCATTTACGCTCATGAAACATCAATTATTGGTATTTTGTGCCAACTAAGTGTGGGGTAATACTTACTTATGCCAAGTAGTCAGTTAGATGCTACCGACCGACGCATTCTTGCGTTGTTACAGGGGGATGCTCGCTTAACCAATGTGGAGCTTGCGGAGAAAGTAAATTTGTCGCCGTCGCCCTGCTTACGCCGGGTGCGACGCTTGGAAGCAAGCGGTATTATTCGTGGCTACCACGCGGAGCTTGATCGTCGAAGCGTCGGGCTGGAATTAACGGTGTTTGTGGGCATTAAGGTAGAACGACACCATGAAGAGCAAGCTAATGCTTTCCGGGAAGCAGTGGTTGAACTGCCGGAAGTAGCCACAGCGCATTTGGTGTCTGGTGAATCGGATTTTCTGCTACAGGTGGTAGTGCCTAGCTTGGCTGCATACGAGGCGTTTTTAACGGGGACGTTGCTGCGCTTACCAGGTGTGAGCGATATTCGCAGCAACTTTGCTATTCAGCCGGTGAAGGAGTACGGCACATTACCACTGGATAATAGCAATAAGGCCTAGTGGGGTAGTCGAGAGATGAAGAAGGCCTTCGGTTTTGTGATCAACGCGACATCACCAACCCTGCCAGTGTCTGAAGTCCGACGACCACCACAAGAACCACCATGCCTAGCGCTAGGCTGGTTTTAAGCGCGTGACGCTTCCACATAAGTTCTACGCGGTTGCCAAAGCGGTGTACCAACCAAGCAAGGCCGAAGTAGCGCAGCCCGCGGGCTAGCAGGGCAGCCAGCACAAATAACATAATCGGATAGCCGGAAAGCCCGGCGGTAATCATCGCCACCTGAAATGGGATTGGCAGTATGCCAATGGCTAGAATCGCAGCAAAACCGTACTGCTCAAAGAAGGTTTGGAAAGATTGATAGCTTTGTTCAATACCCATAAATTCGATAAACCACGTACCTATGGATTGATATAGCACCATGCCGACGGCATAGCCCACAATGGAAGCTATCAGGCAGCCAAGGGTCGTCGCGGTGGCCATTGCCCAAATGCGCTGCTTGTTAATCGCCATGAGCGGGATCAACACCAGCTCGATGGGAATTGGCAAAATAATGGTTTCTAAAAAAGATAGAGTGCCGAGTAGCCACAGCATGTTTTTCGAGCCATTGATGCGCTCAAACCACTGTTTTGTCCGTGTTGTTGAAAGCATCTTATGTCTCTACATTTCAGTATTAATGCGACGATAGACGGACGCTAAAAGGCTGTAGAGACCAAACGCAAAGAGCCCAAGTGCGACAAAGGCAAGCAACCACTGACCGAAAGGTTGGCTGCGCAGCGTGCTGAACACTTCTCCCATACCACCTGCTTGATTAGGGTTGATTTGGTAGGCTGCGATGATAAAAAAGCTACCCACGATCACGAAGACGAGGCCACGGATCACTAAGCCGAATCGACAGATGGGGTAGGCCCACTGTTGAGTTTGGGGTGGCATCGAAAAGTGTTTGTCGAATTTGGCCTTGTAGCCTTTGATTGCATGGGCAATACCAACACCTATCAAGATTAAGCCAACCCCGCCAACTAACCATCGTCCGAATGGCTGTTGCATCAACCAGCCCGCCACGCCTTGCGAGCCACCTCCAGAATCTCCAGAAGAGCCTGCGAGTTGAAAGATAAGCGTTGCGGCAAAAAAAGCTAGAAGAGTATGCGTAATGGCGCTTGCTAATAAGCCCGCACGAATCGCTAAGCCTTTTGCATCTTTACCATGATGGTCGGTGTCTTTAATGGCTTGGATGGTGCGCCACATAGCATAGCCAACCAAACCAACAGCAATAAGGCCCAACATGCTTTTACCAAAGGGAGCGGTAAGTACTCGCTCTAATGCGCCGCGGCTGCCTTCGGTCTGGCCGCCTTGCCCAAAAGCTGCCAGGGCGGCGAGGCCACCCACTAATACATAAACGATGCCGCGAGAAGCGTAGCCCATTCGGGCGAAAAGGGTAATCGCATCACGATGATCTGGGTTATTCATACGATTGGCCATGGTGTCCTCCTGACGTTAATGGCATTGCGAATTCCTACGCAATCTAGTGTATATAGTGCTTTTCTGGCGGCCTATACTGTGCGTGTGCTGCGCTATTGTCCAGCGTAGGCCAAGTTAACAGGCTATTCGCTATTTTTTTGATGATGCGAGCAGAAGATGAGCTGTAAGTCTTTAGGTGCTGGGTCTCCAAGTGCTGGGTCTTCAAGTGCTGGGTCTCCAAATGCTGGGTCGCCTCCGGTTTTTTGGCGCGACTCACGACTGCCTTATGTCGAATTACGCAAAATCAGCGATGCAAGGCAAGTGTGCTACGCCCCTCACAGCCATGTTCACTGGTCGGTAGGAGCCGTTACGTCAGGCAGCAGTACGTTTCGTTATCGGGAGTCGACTTATCCTATTAGCGCTGGTGACTTAGTCATGATGAACCCCGATTGGGTTCATGCATGTAACCCCATTGAGAACGAGCCCTGGGCGTATTTGATGCTCTACGTGGACGCGCAATGGCTAGCGGATTTACGTTATCAACTAGGCACGCTGGAGACCCCCGTCTGGAGTGATATCGATACGGCGGTGGTCTCTCAGCCAGCGCTTTATGCTCGCTATTGCGAAATGGCGGCTTGTTTATTGGATGAACAGCGCGCGCTCTCTATCAAGCACGCGTCAGTGACAGAGTTTCTTACCGCATTAATGCTGGCATTGACGCATGAGACGACCGTCTCTAGGTCGAAGCCGCCTGATGGCTTGCATGCTGCGGCCGTCTATTGTGATGTGAATGCCGCGTTTGATGTTTCGCTTGAAACGCTGTGCCAGTTAACTGGGTATAGCGCTGGTCATCTCATCCGAGCGTTTAAGCAACACTACGGGCTTACCCCCCATGCTTACCTGATTAATCGCCGTGTTCAGCTTGGCCAGCGGGCGCTTAAGCAGGGGGAGTCGATCGTTAATTCAGCTCTGTTAGCCGGTTTTAACGACCAACCCCACTTCCAGAGAACCTTTAAGCGGTTAGTGGCGGCAACACCCAACCAGTATCGTTATCCGCTACTCAAACAGCAGGAAAATAGCGCTGGCAGCTAGGCCAGCCGCCAGCGTGCGGTTAATGGTAAGCAGAATGAATGGGCGGTGAACGTAGCGTTTAAGAAAAGTACCTGCATAAACCCAGCTTGCCAATGACAGCCAACAAATGGGTAGGTAGAGAGCAGCGAAGAGCCATAACTGGTAAGGGTCATTGCTGCTGGTGTAAGCCCCAATGCCAGCGGCAGACGCCAGCCACGCCTTAGGATTTAACCACTGCATCATCGCGCCGGTCATAAAACCTGGTGGCTTATCCGTGTCCTGGTTATGAACCGAGCCATTATGCTGGAAAAGCTGGTAGCTTAAGTAAAGTAAGAAAAGTAGCCCCGCCCAACGTAATATTTCCTCCAGTAGCGGTAGTGCGTTCAGAAGTGAATAGAGCCCTGCTCCAGTCGCCAGGAAAAGTGCTAGAAACCCCAATGTCGCACCCGTGACGAAGATAAGCCCTTTGGCGATAGGGTAGTGGGTGCCGCTACTCAGGCAAACAAGGTTGACTGGGCCTGGGGAAATAGACGCGGCAAGGGCAAATGCAGACATTGGTAACAGTAGTGAAACGCTCATTGTTGTCCTCCTAAACAGAATCAAGAGCTTGCAAGAGCGCGGGAAAAGAGTATTGAACAAAATTGAGATGCCACGATATTGCGCAAGATTCGGGTAGGCCTGACGACACGGTCTGGTTAAGCTTGTGCTGTATTCAGAGAGCCCTGTGCTTTTCCTCGTTTAGCTTCGGTGAGAACGTCTTTATGAATGACTATGCCCGTATCGAAAAAGCGATGGCCTATATGGTGGCCAATGCCGCCAGCCAGCCAAGTTTGGAAACGGTGGCGGCGCAAGTACATTTGAGCGCTTACCATTTTCAGCGGCTGTTTTGTCGTTATGCGGGTATCAGCCCTAAGCGTTTTTTACAGGCGTTGACCTTGGAGCGTGGCAAACAACTGATCGCATCGTCAGAAAGTCTTACCAATACCGTGCATGCATTAGGGCTGAGCGGCGGCTCGCGGCTTTATGATCACTTTGTACAGTTAGAAGCGGTCACGCCGGGAGAGTTTAAGCGCCAAGGAGAGGGGGTAGAGATTGCGTATGGGGTACATCCCATGCCTTTTGGCGAGATGTTAGTGGCGATGACGCCGAGAGGGATTTGTCGAATGGCCTTTGTGGCGTCTACCAGCCAGGAAGCGCTGCTGGCGCAACTAGCAAAACAGTGGCCACGCAGTACGCTCTGCCATCGCCCTGACACCACTCGTTATGCGGTAGAGGCCCTGTTTACACCATTTAAAACAAAGTGCGCTAACCATTCGCCTGCCACGCTGTCGCTCCACGTGAGCGGTACTAATTTCCAGATTGCCGTATGGCGCGCGCTGCTTACCATTCCTGAAGGGCAGTTGGCGAGCTACTCGCAAATTGCTCAGGCACTTGGCACGCCGAAATCATCTCGAGCCGTCGGAAATGCGGTGGGTGCTAACCCCATTGCACTGTGGATTCCTTGCCATCGGGTAATCCAACAAAGCGGTGCGCTAGGTGGCTACCGCTGGGGCATTGAAACCAAGCAGCAGGTCCAGGCGTGGGAAGCGGCCCAGCATTCCCCCTTGCTTGAGCCGGATTAACTCTGAATTAATGCCCAAACACCGACCACCCAGTGTGTTGGACAAACATTTCCAACGCGCGTGTGCCCAACAAGCTATTGCCGTATTTATCCAGCCCTGGTGACCACACAGCCAGCGAACCACGCCCAGGAGCAATAGCCAAAATTCCACCGCCTACGCCGCTTTTGCCGGGTAGGCCAACGCGGAAAGCAAACTCCCCGGACGCATCGTAGTGGCCGCACATCATCATCAGTGAATTAATCCGCCGCGCCCGCTGAGGTGATACCACGCGTAAATCGCTCGGCTGATTGACGCCGTCAGAGGCCAAAAATAGCCCAGCGTGAGCAAGCTGTTCGCAACTCATGGCAATCGCGCACTGGTGAAAGTAGGTGCCGAGCACTTTATCGACATCGTGGCGCAGGCGACCAAAGGCTTTCATAAAATGCGCCAGCGAGGCGTTGCGGTCTTTATGCTGCATTTCTGAAGCTGCTACCTGATGGTCAAAGCAGATACTGTTATCGTCGGCGATATAGCGTACAAAGCTAAGAATTTCCGCCAGTGTCTCTTTAGGTTCGTGGCCCATCATGATGGCGTCAACGATCGCAATTGCCCCGGCATTAATAAACGGATTGCGCGGTTTACCGCCTTCGTGCTCAAGCTGCACAATGGAATTGAACGGGTCGCCAGAAGGCTCGCGTCCGACCCTCGACCATAATCCATCGCCCCATTTTCCCAGCGCAATGGTTAGCGTAAAAACTTTGGAAATACTCTGGATTGAGAACGGCGTGGTGGCGCAGCCTGCAGAGAAGCGTTGGCCGTCTACCGTAGCTAAACTGATAGCGAATTGGCTGGGGTCCACATGGGCAAGCTGGGGAATATAGTCAGCGACTTTTCCCCGCTCGGTTTCAAGGGCAAGCTCGGCGGCAATCTTATTGAGTAACTCTTGCATCTAATTCGAATTCGTTTGGCAGCGTGAGGCGCTACCCTAGCGGAAACTAGCACGCTTGTCTGCTCGAAGACGATACCGAAATACCATGGGCTATGCGCATTGTTGGGAGATCTTGTACGTTGCTAACGACCTGTTCCGCGGCTACAGTTCGGCTACTTTCAGCAAGGGCCGACGGGCATGACCACATTAATGATTCAGGGGACTACCTCGGATGCAGGCAAAAGTACGGTGGTTGCCGGGCTTTGTCGCGTGTTAAAGCGCCGTGGTATTTCAGTTGCGCCCTTCAAGCCGCAAAACATGGCACTTAATAGCGCCGTTACCAGCGACGGCGGGGAAATTGGCCGCTCCACTGCGCTACAGGCTCAGGCGGCGGGTGTGGTGCCCCATAGTGATATGAACCCTGTGCTATTAAAGCCGGAGAGTGATCGCGGTGCCCAAGTGATTCTACGCGGTCAAGTGCATGGCCATATGGATGCACTGGATTACCACGCGTTTAAGCGCACGGCGAAAGAGAGTGTTATGGCGGCATGGCAGGCCTTGGAAAGCCGCTTTGATGTCATCATTGCCGAAGGTGCGGGCAGTCCGGCGGAAATCAATCTGCGTAAAGGCGATATCGCTAATATGGGCTTTGCCGAAGCTGCCGACTGCCCGGTATTGTTGGTGGGCGATATTGACCGCGGTGGTGTGTTCGCTCAGCTAGTAGGAACACTGGCGCTACTAAGCGACAGCGAACAGGCACGCACAAAAGGATTTATTATTAATCGTTTTCGGGGCGATATTGCGCTTTTAGAACCCGGACTTGAGTGGTTAGAAGTACATACTGGCAAGCCAGTGCTGGGTACCTTGCCTTACTTGCAGGGCCTACTGCTGGATGCTGAGGATAGCATTGGGCGGGTTCACGCTGAAAAAGCTAATCACACCCTGAAGGTCATTGTTCCCGCGTTGCCGCGTATCAGCAATCATACGGACTTTGATCCGCTGCGCTTACATCCCCAGGTATCGCTTACTTTTGTAGGGCCAGACCAACCGATTCCACCTGCTGATGTAATGATACTGCCAGGGAGCAAAAGCACCACCAGCGATTTAGCCTGGCTAACACGCCAGGGCTGGAAAGAGGCGATTGCTCGCCATTTGCGCTACGGCGGCAAGGTGCTGGGGATTTGCGGTGGTTTTCAAATGCTGGGCGAGTGGGTGGATGACCCAGACGGCTTGGAAGGCGCGCCAGGGAAAGTAGCAGGTTTGGGGCTGTTGCAGATGTCCACACGTATGGTCGCGGGTAAGCAGCTGCGCAATGTCAGCGGCGTCATGGTGGGGCAAGAAGCGGCTGTGTCGGGCTACGAAATTCACAATGGTGTAAGCAACGGGAATGCACTCAATCGGCCGCTGTTTGATTTAGGTAGCCACGTGGATGGCGCTATCAGTATCGATGGCCAAGTGATGGGTACTTACCTGCATGGATTGTTTGACCACCCCGAAACCTGCCAAGCGTTGCTGACTACGTTAGGCTTAGAGAGTGCGGCACCTGTCGATTATCGTGCCCATCGTGAACAAGCGCTGGAGCGGCTAGCTGACACGTTGGAAGCACACTTAGATATAGAATCGATCTTAGCAATGATAAGGGCGCACTAAGCGCCCTTGATGTAGTACTGGTTGATTAAGTACTGATTGATTAAGTACTGGTTGATTTAGTACTGATTGATTTAGCCCTTATTCTTGCGGTGGGCGCTTTGCCATCAGGGTAATTTCGACGGTGCTGCCCCCGCAAATATTAGGTGACTCTGTGCAGGTGCGAGCTGGGTAGTAACCTGGTTCAAAAAACTCTGCGTAGATGCTGTCTAGTGCATTGATCTGTCGTAAGTCGCTCAAGTGAATATCGACGCGAACAACATCAGCTAAGGTACCGCCTTCTTGCGCTAGCATACGTTCAAGTTCGCGCATTACAAGGCGTGTTTCTTCTTTGACATCGCCACGGGCAGCTTTACCGTTAGAAAGGTCAGCAACGGTTAAGCCAGAAATAAACATATAGTGTTCGTCAATCACCATGTGGCTACCGGGAAACGATGGTTTGGGTAGCGTTGGGTCGTTAATAAACTGTGGCATTAGTGCTCCTTAGCGACAACATAAGCGTGTCGCACTGGTGGGACAATGCCTGCAGCGGCTAGTTCCTCTGGCCTCAACAGACTGGTGCTTCTTGTTGGTTTGCTCTACGCTGGCGGCTTTTTACAGCCTGCCAGTTATTGGGGCGATTTTAAATCCTCATGAGAGAGCGTAATGAAGGTAGTTCACATTAGTCAGAGCGCCCCGCGTGATGCATGTTTGGCAACGTTGTGTGCGCAGGTATATGGACAGCAAGCAGGGTTAACGCCCCTAGTGGTTTTTACTGGTACTAAAAATGTGCTGTTCGACCAAGAAGCGGCTCGTTTGTTAGCGGGTGTCGATGGTGACGGTAAGCCTCTGGCGTTAGCGTTGTTAGTGTTGGATGAAGCTGGCGAGGGAATGACGGTAACTCACGCTTGCGAATTTGTTGAAGGCGCTAAAGCACGCTTAATCAGTGAGTTAATTCTCAAAGCTCCGCTACGTGTTGAGGTAAGTGATGCTGCCCAAGAAGCGTTTTATCAGCAGTGCGGATTTAAGCGTTGGTTTGATGGCGTGA containing:
- a CDS encoding YehS family protein; the encoded protein is MTNNDIFRRIRYAFDLKDKTIVDIFALADVSVSQEQVTAWLKKDEDDAFVTMKNKELASFLNGFISFKRGKREGPQPVPEAQLNNNMVFQKLRIALNMKAEDVLEVFELVGLPLSHHELSAFFRKPSHKNYRECKDQMLRNFLLGIQRQLRPGSNDAGSES
- a CDS encoding class I SAM-dependent DNA methyltransferase, which gives rise to MSANALYTDLSGYYDLMCVDIDYQAQSNAIHRLHQIFGNGGHTHLDLACGTGPHVRHFIDVGYLSSGLDINQPMLDIAATRCPEAFFSLQDMSTFEVSESLDLITCFLYSIHYNDGIEKLKKCIASAHRALKQGGVFYFNAVDKNKINNDLWVKHSAKQDDDVFTFRSGWHYDGHGEKQSLRLSIEKTNADTTQIWNDEHPMVAVSFTELTALLTPYFEVHVFEHNYQTITPWDSLSGNAIFVCVKR
- a CDS encoding DUF4019 domain-containing protein — translated: MSKSPVFVLAAILLSLTTYYAQASAQTAEAAALAWLESIDNDEIEQAWETSSPLLKTPLSPNMLRRIIELARHEFGPVESRRKVQVSHYQSMPGAPDGDYMVFIFHTRFENKARGIETVTPHLENGEWRVSGYYVQ
- a CDS encoding antibiotic biosynthesis monooxygenase family protein, with the protein product MPSIANTPEPPYYAVIFTSLRTNIDNGYDAMAARMVELAAQQRGFLGVESARNEVGVTVSYWTDLASIKAWKAHAEHQEAQRLGHQQWYQHFKTRIAKVEREYGI
- a CDS encoding LysE family translocator, with amino-acid sequence MEIGLFISALAIVYLIPGPDMLLVLHTSSTLGRGHGLATALGLAIARGLHVALAGLGLAALFVAAPWLFDAVRYLGAAYLIWVGVQLIRTKQRTITNKPQASLTGSYYLAWRRGLLTNLLNPKSLLFCSVLLPQFVHTQQGDVALQFTLLGAVLVGVGLLYDALYACLGAQMQRWFASHQKRQTLQRWVFGTLIIGFALRLAS
- a CDS encoding Lrp/AsnC family transcriptional regulator, producing the protein MPSSQLDATDRRILALLQGDARLTNVELAEKVNLSPSPCLRRVRRLEASGIIRGYHAELDRRSVGLELTVFVGIKVERHHEEQANAFREAVVELPEVATAHLVSGESDFLLQVVVPSLAAYEAFLTGTLLRLPGVSDIRSNFAIQPVKEYGTLPLDNSNKA
- a CDS encoding YqaA family protein translates to MLSTTRTKQWFERINGSKNMLWLLGTLSFLETIILPIPIELVLIPLMAINKQRIWAMATATTLGCLIASIVGYAVGMVLYQSIGTWFIEFMGIEQSYQSFQTFFEQYGFAAILAIGILPIPFQVAMITAGLSGYPIMLFVLAALLARGLRYFGLAWLVHRFGNRVELMWKRHALKTSLALGMVVLVVVVGLQTLAGLVMSR
- a CDS encoding DUF1206 domain-containing protein, coding for MANRMNNPDHRDAITLFARMGYASRGIVYVLVGGLAALAAFGQGGQTEGSRGALERVLTAPFGKSMLGLIAVGLVGYAMWRTIQAIKDTDHHGKDAKGLAIRAGLLASAITHTLLAFFAATLIFQLAGSSGDSGGGSQGVAGWLMQQPFGRWLVGGVGLILIGVGIAHAIKGYKAKFDKHFSMPPQTQQWAYPICRFGLVIRGLVFVIVGSFFIIAAYQINPNQAGGMGEVFSTLRSQPFGQWLLAFVALGLFAFGLYSLLASVYRRINTEM
- a CDS encoding helix-turn-helix transcriptional regulator — its product is MSCKSLGAGSPSAGSSSAGSPNAGSPPVFWRDSRLPYVELRKISDARQVCYAPHSHVHWSVGAVTSGSSTFRYRESTYPISAGDLVMMNPDWVHACNPIENEPWAYLMLYVDAQWLADLRYQLGTLETPVWSDIDTAVVSQPALYARYCEMAACLLDEQRALSIKHASVTEFLTALMLALTHETTVSRSKPPDGLHAAAVYCDVNAAFDVSLETLCQLTGYSAGHLIRAFKQHYGLTPHAYLINRRVQLGQRALKQGESIVNSALLAGFNDQPHFQRTFKRLVAATPNQYRYPLLKQQENSAGS
- a CDS encoding LysE family translocator, whose product is MSVSLLLPMSAFALAASISPGPVNLVCLSSGTHYPIAKGLIFVTGATLGFLALFLATGAGLYSLLNALPLLEEILRWAGLLFLLYLSYQLFQHNGSVHNQDTDKPPGFMTGAMMQWLNPKAWLASAAGIGAYTSSNDPYQLWLFAALYLPICWLSLASWVYAGTFLKRYVHRPFILLTINRTLAAGLAASAIFLLFE
- a CDS encoding bifunctional transcriptional activator/DNA repair enzyme AdaA, which codes for MNDYARIEKAMAYMVANAASQPSLETVAAQVHLSAYHFQRLFCRYAGISPKRFLQALTLERGKQLIASSESLTNTVHALGLSGGSRLYDHFVQLEAVTPGEFKRQGEGVEIAYGVHPMPFGEMLVAMTPRGICRMAFVASTSQEALLAQLAKQWPRSTLCHRPDTTRYAVEALFTPFKTKCANHSPATLSLHVSGTNFQIAVWRALLTIPEGQLASYSQIAQALGTPKSSRAVGNAVGANPIALWIPCHRVIQQSGALGGYRWGIETKQQVQAWEAAQHSPLLEPD
- a CDS encoding glutaminase → MQELLNKIAAELALETERGKVADYIPQLAHVDPSQFAISLATVDGQRFSAGCATTPFSIQSISKVFTLTIALGKWGDGLWSRVGREPSGDPFNSIVQLEHEGGKPRNPFINAGAIAIVDAIMMGHEPKETLAEILSFVRYIADDNSICFDHQVAASEMQHKDRNASLAHFMKAFGRLRHDVDKVLGTYFHQCAIAMSCEQLAHAGLFLASDGVNQPSDLRVVSPQRARRINSLMMMCGHYDASGEFAFRVGLPGKSGVGGGILAIAPGRGSLAVWSPGLDKYGNSLLGTRALEMFVQHTGWSVFGH
- a CDS encoding cobyric acid synthase — translated: MTTLMIQGTTSDAGKSTVVAGLCRVLKRRGISVAPFKPQNMALNSAVTSDGGEIGRSTALQAQAAGVVPHSDMNPVLLKPESDRGAQVILRGQVHGHMDALDYHAFKRTAKESVMAAWQALESRFDVIIAEGAGSPAEINLRKGDIANMGFAEAADCPVLLVGDIDRGGVFAQLVGTLALLSDSEQARTKGFIINRFRGDIALLEPGLEWLEVHTGKPVLGTLPYLQGLLLDAEDSIGRVHAEKANHTLKVIVPALPRISNHTDFDPLRLHPQVSLTFVGPDQPIPPADVMILPGSKSTTSDLAWLTRQGWKEAIARHLRYGGKVLGICGGFQMLGEWVDDPDGLEGAPGKVAGLGLLQMSTRMVAGKQLRNVSGVMVGQEAAVSGYEIHNGVSNGNALNRPLFDLGSHVDGAISIDGQVMGTYLHGLFDHPETCQALLTTLGLESAAPVDYRAHREQALERLADTLEAHLDIESILAMIRAH
- a CDS encoding RidA family protein encodes the protein MPQFINDPTLPKPSFPGSHMVIDEHYMFISGLTVADLSNGKAARGDVKEETRLVMRELERMLAQEGGTLADVVRVDIHLSDLRQINALDSIYAEFFEPGYYPARTCTESPNICGGSTVEITLMAKRPPQE